A region from the Parafrankia discariae genome encodes:
- a CDS encoding glycosyltransferase family 2 protein, with translation MIVPTFNRPDVLRSALASVSAQTLLAEDTVEMVVVNDAGTDVTDVVAVTDAFTDILERAGGKGRLTVRLLTLAANRGLPAARNVALEVARGRWVAFLDDDDLWLPDHLRVVVAAGEAAGVQVAHATCLVADRRLSLLTAPLAVASGAGVRFDQPYDPQALLVSNMLPIHAAVCRHPFESGVRFDETVRVQEDWRFWLDLAVGRGWRGIHVNTTTAIYHRIPSDAAMTTWASNAADRDAAVTSARAFADGARTVWARWPVPPGSPAATGRAWVDAMYAAIGERMAVGGPVGHYYYEQTVTAIHLGLRGLLDDGEVRSRIRSYVNGTPARSARQGAPGEARS, from the coding sequence GTGATCGTGCCGACGTTCAACCGGCCGGACGTCTTGCGGAGCGCGCTGGCCAGCGTCTCCGCGCAGACGTTGCTCGCCGAGGACACCGTGGAGATGGTCGTCGTAAACGACGCTGGTACCGATGTCACCGACGTCGTCGCGGTGACCGACGCCTTCACGGACATCCTCGAACGCGCCGGGGGTAAGGGGCGCTTGACGGTGCGCCTGCTGACCCTGGCCGCAAATCGGGGCCTGCCGGCAGCCCGTAACGTCGCGCTGGAGGTTGCCCGTGGACGGTGGGTGGCGTTCCTCGACGACGACGACTTGTGGTTGCCTGACCATCTACGGGTGGTGGTTGCGGCTGGGGAGGCAGCGGGTGTCCAAGTCGCCCACGCCACCTGCCTGGTGGCGGACCGGCGCCTGAGCCTGCTCACTGCCCCACTCGCGGTCGCCTCGGGCGCCGGGGTCCGCTTCGACCAGCCTTACGACCCGCAAGCGTTGTTGGTGTCAAACATGCTTCCCATTCATGCGGCCGTGTGCCGGCACCCATTTGAGTCCGGGGTGCGCTTCGACGAGACCGTCCGCGTACAGGAGGACTGGAGATTCTGGCTCGACCTTGCTGTCGGGCGGGGCTGGCGGGGTATCCATGTCAACACCACAACCGCGATCTACCACCGGATTCCCAGCGATGCGGCGATGACCACGTGGGCCAGCAACGCCGCTGACCGCGATGCTGCCGTGACCAGTGCCCGCGCGTTTGCTGACGGTGCCCGGACGGTCTGGGCGCGCTGGCCGGTACCACCTGGAAGCCCAGCAGCCACCGGACGCGCCTGGGTGGATGCGATGTACGCCGCGATTGGAGAGCGGATGGCCGTCGGCGGTCCGGTCGGCCACTACTACTACGAGCAGACCGTCACCGCCATTCACCTCGGTTTGCGGGGCCTGCTCGACGATGGGGAGGTCCGTAGCCGCATCCGCAGCTACGTGAACGGCACACCAGCGCGTTCAGCCCGACAGGGAGCCCCCGGAGAGGCTCGATCCTGA